In the Micromonospora narathiwatensis genome, one interval contains:
- the sepH gene encoding septation protein SepH, with protein sequence MRPVRFVALSEDGQAMVLTDEVGRLLALPIDERVTGALHAEPGATPLAVVPSAADPTPSLSPRDIQARIRAGESAEDVARIAGVPVDRVLRYAGPVLQERAMLAQHARRTRLKGAEKPTPLAEVVNGRLAQHGIDTEKISWDAYRRDDGTWRIIATWPSGKATAQAVWDLDKTRQHVAPHDDMAQYLCVERPTPILGQEPAPERGGHALPGPSRGEPNRGGHGLPTPAEHARPGRDPIRAGRDALLASLDRPLGSTSGRGLEPRTPAALAGPEAPRQRPVSGGAAALLGGGPGSAFDDDSDAPKEVPAVPSLAVLRPRRTGAAAAGGSDSAEAGGKPRKRLPSWDDVLFGSGPAARESS encoded by the coding sequence ATGCGCCCAGTACGCTTCGTCGCCCTCTCCGAGGACGGCCAGGCGATGGTGCTCACCGACGAGGTCGGACGCCTGCTCGCCCTGCCCATCGACGAACGCGTCACCGGCGCGCTGCACGCCGAGCCCGGCGCGACGCCCCTCGCGGTGGTGCCCAGCGCCGCCGACCCGACGCCGTCCCTCTCTCCCCGGGACATCCAGGCCCGCATCCGCGCCGGCGAGTCCGCGGAGGACGTCGCCCGGATCGCCGGTGTCCCGGTCGACCGCGTCCTGCGCTACGCGGGCCCGGTGCTCCAGGAGCGGGCCATGCTCGCCCAGCACGCCCGGCGGACCCGGCTCAAGGGCGCGGAGAAGCCGACCCCGCTGGCCGAGGTGGTCAACGGCCGGCTGGCCCAGCACGGGATCGACACCGAGAAGATCTCCTGGGACGCGTACCGGCGGGACGACGGCACCTGGCGGATCATCGCCACCTGGCCGTCGGGCAAGGCCACCGCGCAGGCGGTCTGGGACCTCGACAAGACCCGGCAGCACGTCGCCCCGCACGACGACATGGCGCAATATCTGTGCGTCGAACGGCCGACGCCGATCCTCGGCCAGGAGCCGGCGCCGGAGCGGGGCGGCCACGCGCTGCCCGGCCCGTCGCGCGGCGAGCCGAACCGGGGCGGGCACGGCCTGCCGACGCCCGCCGAGCACGCCCGTCCGGGGCGGGACCCGATCCGCGCCGGCCGGGACGCCCTGCTCGCCTCGCTGGACCGGCCGCTCGGCTCGACCTCCGGCCGCGGGCTCGAACCACGCACCCCGGCCGCGCTGGCCGGGCCGGAGGCCCCCCGCCAGCGCCCGGTCAGCGGCGGCGCGGCGGCGCTGCTCGGTGGCGGCCCCGGGTCCGCGTTCGACGACGACTCGGACGCGCCGAAGGAGGTCCCGGCCGTACCCTCGCTGGCGGTGCTCCGGCCGCGTCGCACCGGCGCGGCGGCCGCGGGCGGCAGCGACTCCGCCGAGGCGGGCGGCAAGCCGCGCAAGCGGCTGCCGAGCTGGGATGACGTTCTGTTCGGCAGCGGCCCGGCCGCCCGCGAGTCGTCCTGA
- the pdxH gene encoding pyridoxamine 5'-phosphate oxidase: MRNEYAADLGLSESDLAPDWHTQFVRWFADAVAYPLPEPNAMVLGTADAEGRPSGRTVLLKGYDPEGFVFYTNHDSRKGAELTANPWASLVFPWFPMQRQVVVTGRVATVDRAETEAYFASRPRGSQLGAWASTQSRVIPGRAALDAAYRAAAERFVAVEPIPAPPHWGGFRVLPETVEFWQGRASRLHDRLRFRRTDGDAWVTERLAP, from the coding sequence ATGCGTAACGAGTACGCGGCCGACCTGGGCCTTTCCGAATCGGATCTCGCGCCGGACTGGCACACCCAGTTCGTCCGCTGGTTCGCCGACGCGGTGGCGTATCCGCTCCCCGAGCCGAATGCGATGGTGCTGGGCACGGCCGACGCCGAGGGCCGGCCGAGCGGCCGGACCGTGCTGCTCAAGGGGTACGACCCGGAGGGGTTCGTCTTCTACACCAACCACGATTCGCGCAAGGGTGCCGAACTGACCGCCAACCCGTGGGCCAGCCTGGTGTTCCCCTGGTTCCCGATGCAGCGTCAGGTGGTGGTCACCGGCCGGGTGGCGACGGTCGACCGGGCCGAGACCGAGGCGTACTTCGCCAGCCGGCCGCGCGGCTCCCAACTCGGCGCCTGGGCCAGTACCCAGTCCCGGGTCATCCCGGGCCGGGCCGCGCTGGACGCGGCGTACCGGGCGGCGGCCGAGCGCTTCGTCGCCGTCGAGCCGATCCCCGCGCCCCCGCACTGGGGCGGGTTCCGGGTGCTCCCCGAGACGGTGGAGTTCTGGCAGGGCCGGGCCAGCCGGCTGCACGACCGGCTGCGCTTCCGCAGGACCGACGGCGACGCCTGGGTCACCGAGCGGCTGGCGCCGTGA
- a CDS encoding aldose 1-epimerase family protein, which produces MENGVSPSPSGAQWSISADGHEAVVVEVGGGLRAYRHDEVDYLDGYEADEICPGSAGQVLAPWPNRIRDGAYAFGDRTLQLDLTEPARHNAIHGLVNWVSWQLVEQTLESVTLGYDLPPSPGYPWALRLRTRWSVGADGLRAEHEVTNLAGEAAPFGFSVHPYLRLPKGGVDELSLRVPGRIRMLLDGRLLPVGATGVAGTEYDFTEPRPIGDAVLDLAFGDIVRDADGGSRVTLAAPDGSAVHIWAGREFGWWQVFTGDTLTGERHRRSVAIEPMTCPADAFRSGKDLIVLAPGETWRGAWGIRPGA; this is translated from the coding sequence ATGGAGAACGGGGTGAGTCCCTCGCCGTCGGGGGCACAGTGGAGCATCTCCGCCGACGGCCACGAGGCCGTCGTCGTCGAGGTGGGCGGCGGCCTGCGGGCGTATCGGCACGACGAGGTGGACTACCTCGACGGGTACGAGGCGGACGAGATCTGCCCCGGCTCGGCCGGGCAGGTGCTGGCCCCGTGGCCGAACCGGATCCGGGACGGCGCGTACGCCTTCGGGGACCGGACGTTGCAGCTCGACCTGACCGAGCCGGCCCGGCACAACGCCATCCACGGCCTGGTCAACTGGGTGTCCTGGCAGCTGGTCGAGCAGACGCTGGAGAGCGTCACGCTCGGCTACGACCTGCCGCCGAGCCCGGGTTATCCGTGGGCGCTGCGGCTGCGTACCCGGTGGAGTGTCGGGGCGGACGGGCTGCGCGCCGAGCACGAGGTGACGAACCTGGCCGGCGAGGCGGCACCGTTCGGCTTCTCGGTGCACCCCTACCTCCGGCTGCCGAAGGGCGGCGTGGACGAGCTGTCGCTGCGGGTGCCGGGGCGGATCCGGATGCTGCTGGACGGCCGGCTGCTCCCGGTGGGCGCGACCGGGGTCGCCGGCACCGAGTACGACTTCACCGAGCCCCGCCCGATCGGCGACGCGGTGCTCGACCTGGCCTTCGGCGACATCGTCCGGGACGCCGACGGCGGGTCGAGGGTGACCCTCGCCGCGCCGGACGGTTCGGCGGTGCACATCTGGGCGGGGCGCGAGTTCGGCTGGTGGCAGGTCTTCACCGGGGACACCCTCACCGGTGAGCGTCACCGCCGCTCGGTCGCGATCGAGCCGATGACCTGCCCGGCGGACGCGTTCCGCTCCGGCAAGGACCTGATCGTCCTGGCGCCGGGCGAGACCTGGCGGGGTGCCTGGGGCATCCGGCCCGGAGCCTGA
- the thpR gene encoding RNA 2',3'-cyclic phosphodiesterase gives MRLFVAVYPPRPAVDDLTAQVARLRVGAASAAGTNVRLADPANAHLTLAFLGDVPEDRLVDVESALGLAAETFRDGRDNSPRLRLGGGGSFGRGRFTVLWVDVQGDVEGLAVLVRLIRFGLRRARLPHDEKPFRAHLTIARPGDRIDRADVLTDREALHAYLGPEWPAEELVLVRSHPGPHPTYDRLAAWPI, from the coding sequence GTGCGGCTCTTCGTCGCGGTCTACCCACCCCGGCCGGCGGTCGACGACCTCACCGCCCAGGTGGCCCGGCTGCGGGTCGGCGCCGCCTCCGCCGCCGGCACCAACGTGCGGCTGGCCGACCCGGCCAACGCCCACCTCACCCTGGCCTTCCTCGGCGACGTGCCCGAGGACCGGCTGGTCGACGTGGAGAGCGCGCTCGGCCTGGCCGCCGAGACTTTCCGGGACGGCCGGGACAACTCGCCGCGGCTACGCCTCGGGGGCGGGGGCAGCTTCGGGCGGGGCCGGTTCACCGTGCTCTGGGTGGACGTCCAGGGTGACGTCGAGGGGCTGGCGGTGCTGGTCCGGCTGATCCGGTTCGGGCTGCGGCGGGCCCGGCTGCCGCACGACGAGAAGCCGTTCCGGGCCCACCTGACCATCGCCCGCCCCGGCGACCGGATCGACCGCGCCGACGTGCTGACCGACCGGGAGGCCCTGCACGCCTACCTCGGCCCCGAGTGGCCGGCGGAAGAGCTGGTGCTCGTCCGCAGCCACCCGGGCCCGCACCCCACCTACGACCGCCTCGCCGCCTGGCCGATCTGA
- a CDS encoding nitroreductase family protein: MEFAEVVRRRRMVRNYDPDRPVPPEVVDRLLAHAVHAPSAGFAQGWGFLVLEEPADRERFWAAASPGGGGRDRWLAGMRRAPLIVVPHANRSAYLDRYAEPDKGWTDRAEERWPVPYWYVDTGFAALLMLLTAVDEGLGACFFGIPPQRIGAYREAFGVPAEYHPIGAVTVGYRAPDHRSPSLRRGRRPVDEVVRRGRWS, translated from the coding sequence GTGGAGTTCGCCGAGGTCGTCCGGCGGCGTCGGATGGTACGCAACTACGACCCGGACCGGCCCGTCCCGCCCGAGGTGGTGGACCGGCTGCTGGCGCACGCGGTGCACGCCCCCTCGGCGGGCTTCGCCCAGGGCTGGGGCTTCCTGGTGCTGGAGGAGCCGGCCGACCGGGAGCGGTTCTGGGCGGCGGCCAGCCCGGGCGGGGGCGGCCGGGACCGCTGGCTGGCCGGGATGCGCCGCGCTCCGTTGATCGTCGTGCCGCACGCCAACCGCTCTGCCTACCTCGACCGGTACGCGGAGCCGGACAAGGGCTGGACGGATCGTGCCGAGGAGCGCTGGCCGGTGCCCTACTGGTACGTGGACACCGGCTTCGCCGCGCTGCTGATGCTCCTCACCGCCGTGGACGAGGGGCTGGGCGCGTGCTTCTTCGGCATCCCGCCGCAGCGGATCGGGGCGTACCGGGAGGCGTTCGGCGTGCCCGCGGAGTACCACCCGATCGGTGCGGTCACCGTCGGCTACCGTGCGCCCGACCATCGGTCACCGTCGCTGCGCCGGGGCCGGCGGCCGGTCGACGAGGTGGTCCGGCGGGGACGCTGGAGTTGA
- a CDS encoding citrate synthase 2, which translates to MSDFKPGLEGVVAFETEIAEPDREGGALRYRGVDIEDLIGQVSFGNVWALLVDGRFGPGLPPAEPFPVPVHSGDIRVDVQSAVAMLAPYWGLNQLLDISDEQAREDLARVSVTALSFVAQSARGLGLPAVPQKEIDKAETIVERFMKRWRGEPDPRHVKAVDAYFISAAEHGLNASTFTARIVASTGADAAACISSGIGALSGPLHGGAPSRVLTMLEAVERSGDAEGYVRGVLDRGERLMGFGHRVYRAEDPRARVLRRTAKELGAPRFEVAEALERAALAELQARRPDRVLATNVEFWSAVVLDFAEVPAHMFTSMFTCARMGGWSAHILEQKKLQRLVRPSARYVGHAPRKPQEVDGWDAIPHGV; encoded by the coding sequence ATGTCCGACTTCAAACCGGGTCTGGAGGGCGTCGTAGCCTTCGAGACCGAGATCGCCGAACCTGACCGCGAGGGTGGCGCGCTGCGCTATCGCGGCGTGGACATCGAGGATCTGATCGGTCAGGTCTCCTTCGGCAACGTCTGGGCGCTGCTGGTCGACGGGCGCTTCGGCCCGGGCCTGCCGCCGGCCGAGCCGTTCCCGGTGCCGGTGCACTCCGGCGACATCCGGGTCGACGTGCAGTCCGCGGTCGCCATGCTCGCCCCGTACTGGGGGCTCAACCAGCTCCTCGACATCTCCGACGAGCAGGCCCGCGAGGACCTCGCCCGGGTCTCCGTGACCGCGCTCTCCTTCGTGGCCCAGTCCGCCCGCGGCCTGGGCCTCCCGGCCGTGCCGCAGAAGGAGATCGACAAGGCGGAGACGATCGTCGAGCGGTTCATGAAGCGCTGGCGGGGTGAGCCCGACCCGCGGCACGTCAAGGCCGTCGACGCCTACTTCATCTCGGCCGCCGAGCACGGCCTGAACGCCTCCACCTTCACCGCCCGGATCGTCGCCTCCACCGGCGCCGACGCCGCCGCCTGCATCTCCTCCGGCATCGGCGCGCTCTCCGGCCCGCTGCACGGCGGCGCGCCGTCGCGGGTGCTCACCATGCTGGAGGCCGTCGAGCGCAGCGGCGACGCCGAGGGGTACGTCCGGGGAGTGCTCGACCGGGGCGAGCGGCTGATGGGCTTCGGCCACCGGGTCTACCGGGCCGAGGACCCGCGCGCCCGGGTGCTCCGGCGCACCGCCAAGGAGCTGGGCGCGCCGCGCTTCGAGGTCGCCGAGGCGCTGGAGCGGGCGGCCCTGGCCGAGCTCCAGGCCCGCCGCCCGGACCGGGTGCTCGCCACCAACGTCGAGTTCTGGTCGGCCGTGGTGCTGGACTTCGCCGAGGTGCCGGCGCACATGTTCACCTCGATGTTCACCTGCGCCCGGATGGGCGGCTGGTCGGCGCACATCCTGGAGCAGAAGAAGCTCCAGCGGCTGGTCCGCCCGTCGGCCCGGTACGTCGGCCACGCCCCCCGCAAGCCGCAGGAGGTCGACGGCTGGGACGCCATCCCGCACGGCGTCTGA
- a CDS encoding MFS transporter has translation MRAKLSTMFQSLRVRNYRLFATGQLIKLIGVWMMFIAQDWLVLELSGNSATALGVVTALQFTPVLLLTLISGRLADRYDKRMLLFVANAFWTALALVMSLLVITGLVQLWHVFAFAALLGVANAVETPVRQAFVSELVGVPLLPNALSLNAATFNSARIIGPAAAGLAIAAFDVGPVFLFSALSSIAPLVNVVKMRTSELHRKDLPPTGERNQARVVDGLRYVARRPDILLPMALMSVIGMSLFNFQLTLAALAKTVFNTGAASFGLFSTALAVGALVGALAGTGRRSRPSVWLVLGAAVGCATFGTLVGLSPAYWLVVALLLPTGFFMVFFAQAANQRVQLSVDAAFRGRVMALWVLVFLGTNPVGAPLIGWVAETFGAGASIWIGGLISLAAALLALTWQLRRSGARLRLRMLPMPRFYVVSPRAE, from the coding sequence GTGCGGGCAAAGCTGAGCACGATGTTCCAGTCCCTACGAGTCCGTAACTACCGGCTCTTCGCCACCGGACAGCTGATCAAGTTGATCGGCGTCTGGATGATGTTCATCGCCCAGGACTGGCTCGTCCTCGAGCTCAGCGGCAACTCCGCCACCGCGCTCGGCGTGGTCACCGCGTTGCAGTTCACCCCGGTCCTGCTGCTGACCCTGATCTCCGGCCGGCTCGCCGACCGGTACGACAAGCGGATGCTGCTCTTCGTCGCCAACGCGTTCTGGACCGCGCTGGCGCTGGTGATGAGCCTGCTGGTGATCACGGGGCTGGTGCAGCTCTGGCACGTCTTCGCGTTCGCCGCCCTGCTCGGCGTCGCGAACGCGGTGGAGACCCCGGTCCGCCAGGCGTTCGTCTCCGAGCTGGTCGGCGTGCCGTTGCTGCCCAACGCGCTCTCGCTCAACGCGGCCACCTTCAACTCGGCCCGGATCATCGGCCCGGCCGCCGCCGGTCTGGCCATCGCCGCCTTCGACGTCGGGCCGGTCTTCCTGTTCAGCGCGCTCAGCTCGATCGCCCCGTTGGTCAACGTGGTCAAGATGCGTACCTCGGAGCTGCACCGCAAGGACCTGCCGCCGACCGGCGAGCGCAACCAGGCCAGGGTGGTGGACGGCCTGCGGTACGTCGCGCGTCGGCCCGACATCCTGCTGCCGATGGCGCTGATGTCGGTGATCGGGATGAGCCTGTTCAACTTCCAGCTCACCCTCGCCGCGCTGGCCAAGACCGTGTTCAACACCGGTGCCGCCTCGTTCGGCCTGTTCAGCACCGCGCTCGCGGTCGGCGCGCTGGTCGGCGCCCTGGCCGGCACCGGGCGGCGCAGCCGCCCCTCCGTGTGGCTGGTGCTCGGTGCGGCGGTCGGCTGCGCCACCTTCGGCACCCTGGTCGGGCTGTCCCCGGCGTACTGGCTGGTGGTGGCGCTGCTGCTGCCGACCGGGTTCTTCATGGTCTTCTTCGCCCAGGCCGCCAACCAGCGGGTCCAGCTCAGCGTCGACGCCGCCTTCCGGGGCCGGGTGATGGCGCTCTGGGTGCTGGTCTTCCTCGGCACCAACCCGGTCGGCGCGCCGCTCATCGGTTGGGTGGCCGAGACCTTCGGCGCCGGGGCGAGCATCTGGATCGGCGGCCTGATCTCGCTGGCCGCCGCGCTCCTCGCGCTCACCTGGCAGCTGCGTCGCTCCGGCGCCCGGCTGCGGCTGCGGATGCTGCCCATGCCCCGCTTCTACGTGGTGTCGCCCCGCGCCGAATGA
- a CDS encoding type II toxin-antitoxin system VapB family antitoxin, which translates to MIFRAVRDGRPYPEHNLTLKQWAEIPPRPLRLDQLITTKRELALDKLLAEDSTFYGDLFPHVVQWNGGLYLEDGLHRALRAALQQRNQIHARVLVLSPQGE; encoded by the coding sequence GTGATCTTCAGAGCGGTCCGGGACGGGCGTCCCTACCCGGAGCACAACCTGACGCTCAAGCAGTGGGCCGAGATCCCGCCGCGTCCGCTGCGGCTGGACCAGCTCATCACCACCAAGCGGGAGCTGGCGTTGGACAAGCTCCTCGCCGAGGACTCGACCTTCTACGGTGACCTCTTCCCGCACGTGGTGCAGTGGAACGGCGGCCTCTATCTGGAGGACGGCCTGCACCGGGCGTTGCGCGCGGCGCTCCAGCAGCGCAACCAGATCCACGCCCGGGTGCTGGTGCTCAGCCCGCAGGGCGAGTGA
- a CDS encoding MFS transporter: MTGVKEARPREPRRWAIDLRPLAVPAYRRVWLGNGVAMFGFQFTAVAVPVEMFALTGGSFWVGLLGVAGFLPLLLFGLWGGAVADARDRRQVLLAAGALLWVSTLGLLAQSLLGVGSPGLLLALVAVQSTAFAITSPARSAILPRLVPEELVPAASTLNFTTFTATAVFGPLTAGLIFATWRTEVGLPIAYAVDALLFTVSLWATLRLPAMPPEPDPEGDGTARRAGLASIVDGFRYLATTPVLLLSFAIDLIAMILAMPRALFPEVAQDRLGGGAAIGWLYSAIAIGAMVGGLTSGWIGRLRRQGLALVLAVVGWGVAIALAGLARQLWLVVLLLGLAGAADLVSSVLRQSMLLIYAPDRMRGRLQGVNTVVVAGGPRLGDLRAGTMAAGFGAGVAWVGGGLLSAVLAVLLVVAFPALLRYRSATGSADRH, encoded by the coding sequence GTGACGGGGGTGAAGGAGGCCCGGCCGCGCGAACCGCGCCGCTGGGCGATCGACCTGCGTCCGCTGGCCGTGCCCGCGTACCGGCGGGTGTGGCTCGGCAACGGCGTGGCGATGTTCGGTTTCCAGTTCACCGCGGTCGCCGTACCGGTGGAGATGTTCGCCCTGACCGGCGGCTCGTTCTGGGTCGGCCTGCTCGGCGTGGCCGGGTTCCTGCCGCTGCTGCTCTTCGGGCTCTGGGGCGGGGCGGTCGCCGACGCCCGGGACCGGCGCCAGGTGCTGCTGGCCGCCGGCGCGCTGCTCTGGGTGTCGACCCTGGGCCTGCTGGCTCAGTCGTTGCTCGGGGTGGGCAGCCCGGGGCTGCTGCTCGCCCTGGTGGCGGTGCAGTCGACCGCGTTCGCGATCACCTCGCCGGCCCGCAGCGCGATCCTGCCGCGGCTGGTGCCGGAGGAGCTGGTCCCGGCGGCCAGCACGCTGAACTTCACCACGTTCACCGCGACCGCCGTCTTCGGGCCCCTCACGGCCGGTCTGATCTTCGCAACCTGGCGGACCGAGGTCGGGCTGCCGATCGCGTACGCGGTGGACGCGCTGTTGTTCACCGTCTCGCTCTGGGCGACCCTGCGTCTGCCGGCGATGCCGCCGGAGCCGGACCCGGAGGGCGACGGAACCGCGCGCAGGGCGGGGCTGGCCAGCATCGTGGACGGCTTCCGCTACCTGGCCACCACGCCGGTGCTGCTGCTGTCGTTCGCCATCGACCTGATCGCGATGATCCTGGCCATGCCCCGGGCGCTCTTCCCCGAGGTGGCCCAGGACCGGCTCGGTGGAGGCGCGGCGATCGGCTGGCTCTACAGCGCCATCGCCATCGGCGCGATGGTCGGCGGCCTGACCTCCGGCTGGATCGGCCGTCTGCGGCGGCAGGGGTTGGCACTGGTACTGGCCGTGGTGGGTTGGGGTGTCGCGATCGCCCTGGCCGGGCTGGCGCGCCAGCTCTGGCTGGTGGTGCTGCTGCTCGGCCTGGCCGGGGCCGCCGACCTGGTCAGCTCGGTGCTACGGCAGTCGATGCTGCTGATCTACGCGCCGGACCGGATGCGTGGCCGGCTGCAGGGCGTGAACACGGTGGTGGTCGCCGGCGGCCCGCGCCTGGGCGACCTGCGGGCCGGCACGATGGCCGCCGGCTTCGGCGCCGGCGTCGCCTGGGTCGGCGGTGGCCTCCTCTCGGCCGTACTCGCCGTGCTGCTGGTGGTGGCCTTCCCGGCCCTGCTGCGCTACCGCTCGGCCACCGGCTCCGCCGACCGCCACTGA
- a CDS encoding aldo/keto reductase gives MEYTNLGRTGLSVSRLCLGTMNFGPQTDEPDSFAIMDRALEHGINFFDTANVYGWKLGEGVTERIIGRWFGQGGGRRDKVVLATKVYGRMGEWPNEQGLSARHIIRACEDSLRRLQTDTIDLYQMHHISRTTPWEEIWQAMETLVAQGKVIYVGSSNFAGWHIAQAQAAAGRRNFLGLVSEQCIYNLMTRYVELEVIPAAQHHGLGVIPWSPLHGGLLSGVIRKMAQGGASRSASGRSADALAAHRPTIEAYEKLCADLGHDPADVALAWLLSRPGVTAPIVGPRTVDQLDRNLTALEIDLDEATLARLDELFPPVGNGGPGPEAWAW, from the coding sequence ATGGAGTACACGAACCTGGGACGCACCGGTCTCTCGGTGAGCCGGCTCTGCCTCGGCACGATGAATTTCGGGCCGCAGACCGACGAGCCGGACAGCTTCGCCATCATGGACCGGGCGCTGGAACACGGGATCAACTTCTTCGACACCGCGAACGTCTACGGCTGGAAGCTCGGCGAGGGCGTCACCGAGCGGATCATCGGCCGCTGGTTCGGCCAGGGCGGCGGGCGCCGCGACAAGGTCGTCCTGGCCACCAAGGTGTACGGCAGGATGGGCGAGTGGCCCAACGAGCAGGGCCTCAGCGCCCGGCACATCATCCGGGCCTGTGAGGACTCGCTGCGCCGGCTCCAGACCGACACCATCGACCTGTACCAGATGCACCACATCTCGCGGACCACGCCGTGGGAGGAGATCTGGCAGGCGATGGAGACCCTGGTCGCCCAGGGCAAGGTGATCTACGTTGGATCGTCCAACTTCGCCGGCTGGCACATCGCCCAGGCGCAGGCCGCGGCGGGCCGGCGCAACTTCCTCGGCCTCGTCTCCGAGCAGTGCATCTACAACCTGATGACCCGGTACGTCGAGTTGGAGGTGATCCCGGCCGCGCAGCATCACGGGCTGGGTGTCATCCCCTGGTCGCCGCTGCACGGCGGGTTGCTCTCCGGTGTCATCCGCAAGATGGCCCAGGGCGGCGCGTCCCGCAGCGCCAGCGGCCGGTCGGCCGACGCGCTCGCCGCGCACCGGCCCACCATCGAGGCGTACGAGAAGCTCTGCGCCGACCTGGGTCACGACCCGGCCGACGTGGCGCTGGCCTGGCTGCTCTCCCGGCCGGGCGTGACCGCCCCGATCGTCGGCCCGCGTACCGTGGATCAGCTCGACCGGAACCTCACCGCGCTGGAGATCGACCTCGACGAGGCCACCCTGGCACGCCTCGACGAGTTGTTCCCGCCCGTCGGCAACGGCGGCCCGGGCCCCGAGGCCTGGGCCTGGTGA
- the serC gene encoding phosphoserine transaminase, producing MADAPTIRIPDDIKPADGRFGCGPSKVRPAAVSALADVATSYLGTSHRQKTVRDQVARLRRGLAEFFSLPEGYEVIIGNGGTTAFWEVATFGLIRDRAQFASFGEFGAKFAKSVKDAPFLGEPTVRKSEPGTAPTLVAEAGVDVYATPHNETSTGVAVPISRVAGADEGALLLVDATSGAGGLEVNVGETDVYYFAPQKCFGSDGGLWLALMSPAALARATEIKESGRYIPAFLDLVTAIDNSRLEQTYNTPALATIFLAAEQTDWMNAQGGLAWAAKRTAESAGIVYGWAERAGFATPFVADPALRSNVVATIDFADGVDASAIAKALRANGIVDTEPYRKLGRNQLRVALFPAVEPADVEALTASIDYVVERL from the coding sequence GTGGCTGACGCACCGACCATCCGGATTCCCGACGACATCAAGCCCGCCGACGGGCGCTTCGGCTGCGGGCCGTCCAAGGTCCGTCCGGCGGCGGTCTCCGCCCTCGCCGACGTCGCCACCAGCTACCTGGGCACCTCGCACCGCCAGAAGACCGTCCGCGACCAGGTGGCGCGGCTGCGTCGGGGCCTCGCCGAGTTCTTCTCCCTCCCCGAGGGCTACGAGGTGATCATCGGCAACGGCGGCACCACCGCCTTCTGGGAGGTCGCCACCTTCGGCCTGATCCGCGACCGGGCCCAGTTCGCCAGCTTCGGCGAGTTCGGCGCGAAGTTCGCCAAGTCGGTCAAGGACGCCCCGTTCCTGGGCGAGCCGACCGTCCGCAAGTCCGAGCCGGGCACCGCCCCGACCCTGGTCGCCGAGGCCGGCGTGGACGTCTACGCCACCCCGCACAACGAGACCTCCACCGGCGTGGCCGTGCCGATCAGCCGGGTGGCGGGCGCCGACGAGGGCGCGCTGCTCCTGGTCGACGCCACCTCCGGCGCCGGCGGCCTGGAGGTCAACGTCGGCGAGACCGACGTCTACTACTTCGCCCCGCAGAAGTGCTTCGGCTCCGACGGCGGCCTCTGGCTCGCCCTGATGTCGCCGGCCGCGCTCGCCCGGGCCACCGAGATCAAGGAGTCCGGCCGCTACATCCCGGCCTTCCTCGACCTGGTCACCGCGATCGACAACTCGCGGCTGGAGCAGACGTACAACACCCCGGCGCTGGCCACCATCTTCCTGGCCGCCGAGCAGACCGACTGGATGAACGCCCAGGGCGGCCTGGCCTGGGCGGCCAAGCGCACCGCCGAGAGCGCCGGCATCGTGTACGGCTGGGCCGAGCGGGCCGGGTTCGCCACCCCGTTCGTGGCCGACCCGGCGCTGCGTTCCAACGTGGTCGCCACGATCGACTTCGCCGACGGGGTGGACGCCTCGGCGATCGCCAAGGCGCTGCGCGCCAACGGCATCGTGGACACCGAGCCGTACCGGAAGCTGGGCCGCAACCAGCTGCGTGTCGCGCTCTTCCCGGCGGTCGAGCCGGCCGACGTGGAGGCGCTCACCGCGTCCATCGACTACGTGGTCGAGCGACTCTGA